In Brachypodium distachyon strain Bd21 chromosome 2, Brachypodium_distachyon_v3.0, whole genome shotgun sequence, one genomic interval encodes:
- the LOC100837077 gene encoding vesicle transport v-SNARE 13 isoform X2, with amino-acid sequence MSEVFEGYERQYCEISASLSRKCTAASSLLGEKLKQKASEIKSGIDGAEALIRKMDLEARNLQPSVRAGLLAKLREYKSDLNNLKGTLKRITTGNAQQGTREELLESGMADTLVVSADQRSRLLRTTEKQNQTTDRIRDSHRTMLETEDLGVSILHDLHQQRQSLLRANDTLHSVDDNISKSRRIMGAMVRRMDRNKWIIGFIMTLLVLAILVILYFKFVH; translated from the exons ATGAGCGAGGTATTCGAGGGCTACGAGCGCCAGTACTGCGAGATCTCGGCCTCCCTCTCCCGCAAatgcaccgccgcctcctccctcttaGGAG agaagctgaagcagaaggcGTCGGAGATCAAATCCGGCATCGATGGCGCCGAGGCACTG ATAAGGAAGATGGACCTTGAAGCAAGAAACCTCCAACCGAGCGTGAGGGCCGGGCTCCTGGCGAAACTGAGAGAGTACAAGTCAGATCTTAACAACCTGAAGGGAACGTTAAAGAGAATCACTACTGGCAATGCTCAACAAGGGACCAGAGAGGAGTTGCTAGAGTCAGGAATGGCAGATACGTTGGTG GTATCTGCTGATCAGAGGTCAAGATTGCTCAGGACAACAGAAAAGCAAAACCAGACAACTGATCGGATCAGAGATAGCCACAGAACTATGCTGGAGACTGAAGATCTTGGAGTCTCCATCTTGCATGACCTACATCAGCAGCGCCAATCTCTCTTACGTGCTAATGATACG TTGCACAGTGTGGACGACAACATTAGCAAGAGCAGAAGGATCATGGGGGCCATGGTAAGGAGGATGGATAGGAACAAGTGGATCATCGGTTTTATCATGACCCTCCTTGTTTTGGCGATCCTAGTCATCCTGTATTTTAAGTTTGTGCACTGA
- the LOC100837077 gene encoding vesicle transport v-SNARE 11 isoform X1, producing the protein MSEVFEGYERQYCEISASLSRKCTAASSLLGEKLKQKASEIKSGIDGAEALIRKMDLEARNLQPSVRAGLLAKLREYKSDLNNLKGTLKRITTGNAQQGTREELLESGMADTLVVSADQRSRLLRTTEKQNQTTDRIRDSHRTMLETEDLGVSILHDLHQQRQSLLRANDTLAGEEKLQIPTPQYPSHLSSIYVRNATRRLKRFLPKRHSPRPPDPDSLPFPFHERRPRYGSGATGTPPEICAAPPACGRTASRISPMAAAAHMKRAAPWCSARVSLFTDGVWRRRAAAWMADGVLGRSGGAAVVHG; encoded by the exons ATGAGCGAGGTATTCGAGGGCTACGAGCGCCAGTACTGCGAGATCTCGGCCTCCCTCTCCCGCAAatgcaccgccgcctcctccctcttaGGAG agaagctgaagcagaaggcGTCGGAGATCAAATCCGGCATCGATGGCGCCGAGGCACTG ATAAGGAAGATGGACCTTGAAGCAAGAAACCTCCAACCGAGCGTGAGGGCCGGGCTCCTGGCGAAACTGAGAGAGTACAAGTCAGATCTTAACAACCTGAAGGGAACGTTAAAGAGAATCACTACTGGCAATGCTCAACAAGGGACCAGAGAGGAGTTGCTAGAGTCAGGAATGGCAGATACGTTGGTG GTATCTGCTGATCAGAGGTCAAGATTGCTCAGGACAACAGAAAAGCAAAACCAGACAACTGATCGGATCAGAGATAGCCACAGAACTATGCTGGAGACTGAAGATCTTGGAGTCTCCATCTTGCATGACCTACATCAGCAGCGCCAATCTCTCTTACGTGCTAATGATACG CTGGCTGGAGAGGAGAAGCTACAAATTCCCACGCCCCAATACCCTTCTCACTTATCCTCTATTTACGTTAGAAATGCCACTCGACGCCTGAAACGTTTTCTTCCCAAACGACACTCTCCTCGTCCCCCAGATCCCGATTCCCTCCCTTTCCCCTTTCACGAGAGGCGGCCTCGCTATGGTTCGGGCGCCACCGGGACGCCGCCTGAGATATGCGCTGCGCCACCAGCCTGCGGCCGGACCGCATCTAGGATATCACcaatggcggccgccgcgcacATGAAGCGCGCCGCCCCTTGGTGCTCTGCTCGCGTCTCCCTCTTCACAGACGGCGTCTGGCGAAGGAGGGCAGCAGCATGGATGGCTGATGGTGTGCTGGGGCGCAGTGGCGGAGCAGCGGTCGTGCATGGATGA
- the LOC100836768 gene encoding UPF0587 protein GA18326, with protein MVFFGLFVGAELDGLTNLQPSGGCDDPKYPYYFKLRCENCGETSAKATCVSLDEVVDLGKVTVNLSQKCKLCGREGSVVMIPGQGTPLTAEQSQKGEKACLMVFECRGFEPVDFAFGNGWKAESVHGTSFDIDLSEGEFDEYDEKGECPVALSKLQSTFKVVKKQGSHGKARYV; from the exons ATGGTGTTCTTCGGGCTGTTCGTCGGGGCGGAGCTCGACGGCCTCACCAACCTGCAGCCCAGCGGCGGCTGCGACGACCCCAAATACCCTTACTACTTCAAG CTGCGGTGCGAGAACTGCGGGGAGACGAGCGCCAAGGCCACCTGCGTCTCcctcgacgaggtcgtcgaccTCGGCAAAGTCACCGTCAACCTCTCCCAGAAG TGCAAGCTTTGTGGGAGGGAGGGATCAGTTGTGATGATTCCTGGGCAGGGAACACCACTCACTGCTGAGCAGAGCCAGAAAGGAGAGAAAGCTTGCTTGATGGTCTTTGAATGCAGAGGCTTTGAACCTGTTGATTTTGCTTTTGGTAATGGCTGGAAGGCTGAATCT GTACATGGGACATCATTTGACATTGATCTTTCTGAGGGGGAGTTTGATGAGTACGATGAGAAGGGAGAGTGCCCTGTCGCTCTATCCAAGCTGCAGTCAACATTCAAAGTG GTGAAGAAGCAGGGATCACACGGGAAGGCTAGATATGTCTAG